Proteins encoded within one genomic window of Synechococcus sp. PCC 7335:
- a CDS encoding ATP phosphoribosyltransferase regulatory subunit — protein sequence MPEGNPEGKTYQPPTGGRDLLPLDVVQKRWIEDRLEEVFCRWGYHRIITSTVETMDTLMAGGAIERIEVLELQMNQLGGQRLGLRPELTASIARAAVTRLASVTYPQRLYYNANVFRRSATGTQGGQQEYHQAGIELLGSSSLMADIEVLLLVADCLSALNLSDTCIVLGEAALTYSLLSPFPEERREAVRQSIAKLDRVALSGLALSDDLRSLALRLMDLRGAPDEIFAKLANFDLDEEQRVIAFQLKSLIDLLNRQRQQGASIPSVILDLSLIRPFDYYTGIVFEVINGAQRVGQGGRYDDLLSVYDPVPSSEGFPGIGFVLNIEQLHRALLPDSQMPKETPPSDWLIVPRDENAVAAALSYAQKARESANVVRVEMSLDLNQSPDEVRAIAHKRKINQIAWISDQGLPDIEIVN from the coding sequence ATGCCGGAAGGGAACCCAGAAGGAAAAACATACCAGCCTCCTACAGGGGGCCGAGACCTGCTCCCGTTAGATGTTGTTCAAAAACGTTGGATAGAAGATCGGCTAGAAGAAGTCTTCTGTCGGTGGGGGTATCACCGCATCATTACATCCACTGTGGAGACGATGGATACGCTGATGGCGGGCGGTGCGATTGAGCGAATTGAGGTGCTTGAACTGCAGATGAATCAGCTAGGTGGCCAACGACTTGGGTTGCGTCCAGAGCTGACAGCTTCGATTGCTAGGGCTGCGGTCACTCGGCTAGCTTCAGTCACCTACCCGCAGCGACTTTATTACAACGCGAATGTTTTTCGGCGTTCTGCGACAGGGACCCAGGGTGGACAGCAGGAATATCATCAGGCGGGGATAGAGCTGTTGGGTAGCAGCAGTCTGATGGCAGATATAGAAGTGCTGCTGCTGGTGGCCGATTGCTTAAGTGCGCTTAATCTATCTGATACCTGTATTGTATTGGGTGAGGCGGCTTTGACCTATTCGTTGCTGTCTCCTTTCCCTGAAGAGCGGCGCGAAGCGGTCCGGCAGTCTATCGCAAAGTTAGATCGCGTTGCGCTTAGCGGCCTAGCGCTATCAGATGACTTGCGGAGTTTGGCGCTGCGGCTTATGGATTTGCGAGGGGCGCCAGATGAGATCTTTGCGAAGCTAGCGAATTTTGATCTTGATGAAGAGCAGCGGGTGATCGCCTTTCAGCTCAAATCATTGATCGATTTGCTCAACCGGCAACGACAGCAGGGTGCCAGCATACCGTCAGTTATCCTTGATCTCAGTTTGATCCGCCCTTTTGATTACTACACGGGTATCGTGTTCGAGGTAATCAACGGTGCTCAAAGGGTTGGACAAGGCGGACGCTATGACGACTTACTCTCTGTCTATGATCCGGTGCCAAGCAGCGAGGGATTTCCAGGCATTGGGTTTGTGCTCAATATCGAGCAGCTACACAGAGCGCTGCTGCCGGATAGTCAGATGCCAAAAGAGACACCTCCCAGTGACTGGTTGATTGTGCCAAGGGATGAAAATGCGGTCGCTGCGGCCCTAAGCTATGCACAGAAAGCGCGAGAATCAGCCAACGTGGTGCGGGTTGAGATGAGTTTGGACTTGAATCAATCACCCGATGAAGTAAGGGCGATCGCGCACAAACGCAAAATCAACCAAATTGCGTGGATTTCAGATCAAGGCTTGCCTGATATAGAGATTGTTAACTAA
- a CDS encoding J domain-containing protein: protein MSIQAGLFQLGMIDYHAILGFSLSAEPSQVRRRYLQIARQLHPDSLHEATEAQRQLASQLLSKRVNPAYEVLSKGKPLREHQFLLKMKQQQLIGAPDLVSFNSDRARKLLDSNPLEAEYAAAIKQIASTQFDTLDLVESVIGELSELNAVYLIRTGTLNKGTQKAPIASKLATTESTTAGSAVSSTRVRPMSGQARTSIIDSYIRRAKEFEAQRDYSRGILELREAIGSHPKSAPCHAYLSNLYLRSGQATMAGIHAKQALAIEPENQTAQTVQDKLSASKHPISRKQTASRKGNADVKAQSKGTKKGTKKGKQGGGLLLGLFGGKKK, encoded by the coding sequence ATGTCTATACAAGCAGGGCTCTTTCAACTTGGCATGATTGATTACCATGCAATACTAGGTTTTTCTCTATCAGCAGAGCCTAGCCAAGTTAGAAGACGCTATCTACAAATTGCCCGCCAGCTCCATCCAGACAGTTTGCACGAAGCTACTGAAGCGCAGCGACAGCTAGCTAGTCAGCTGCTTTCTAAACGAGTGAATCCTGCCTATGAAGTGCTTAGTAAAGGTAAACCGCTAAGAGAACATCAATTTCTACTGAAGATGAAGCAGCAACAGCTCATCGGAGCGCCTGACCTTGTTTCCTTCAACAGCGATCGCGCTCGGAAGCTATTAGATAGTAATCCGTTAGAAGCTGAGTATGCTGCTGCTATCAAACAGATAGCCAGTACGCAGTTTGACACTCTAGACTTGGTGGAATCTGTAATCGGTGAGTTGAGTGAGCTTAATGCCGTCTATCTAATCAGAACAGGAACCCTGAATAAAGGAACTCAGAAAGCTCCTATCGCTTCGAAGCTTGCTACTACAGAGTCTACAACTGCTGGGTCAGCTGTCTCTTCGACTAGAGTTCGGCCTATGAGCGGACAAGCTCGAACGTCTATTATCGATAGCTATATCCGTCGGGCCAAAGAATTTGAAGCGCAGCGTGACTACTCTCGCGGTATTTTAGAACTGCGAGAAGCGATCGGCTCCCATCCCAAAAGTGCACCTTGCCATGCTTATTTGTCTAATCTATACCTTAGATCTGGGCAGGCAACGATGGCTGGAATACATGCGAAACAAGCGCTTGCCATCGAGCCTGAGAACCAAACCGCCCAAACGGTACAGGACAAACTCAGCGCAAGCAAGCACCCAATAAGTCGTAAGCAGACCGCCTCTAGGAAAGGCAACGCTGATGTCAAGGCCCAAAGTAAGGGCACAAAAAAGGGCACAAAAAAGGGAAAGCAGGGAGGCGGTCTTTTACTTGGATTGTTTGGTGGAAAGAAAAAATAG
- a CDS encoding YdeI family protein, whose translation MSKLNDLEQVEVDSRQAWRNWLNENQSRSQSIWLVTYKKHTGDRYLPYDAIVEEALCFGWIDSLPRKLDADRSMLLLSPRQPKSVWSKLNKERVDRLVRDGLMTPAGMKKVERAKADGSWNFLDDVEALQIPDDLSAALAANPTAKQNFEKFSPSGKKGILQWIKMAKRSQTRQQRIEKTVAQAALNKKAV comes from the coding sequence ATGTCCAAACTGAATGATCTAGAGCAGGTAGAAGTAGATAGTCGTCAGGCCTGGCGTAACTGGTTGAACGAAAATCAGTCTCGCTCTCAGAGCATTTGGCTAGTCACCTACAAAAAACATACAGGCGATCGCTACTTGCCCTATGACGCCATTGTTGAAGAAGCGCTGTGCTTTGGCTGGATTGATAGTTTGCCTAGAAAACTAGATGCAGACCGAAGTATGCTGTTGCTTTCACCGCGCCAGCCAAAAAGCGTTTGGTCAAAACTGAACAAAGAGCGAGTAGACAGGTTAGTTCGCGATGGCCTAATGACTCCAGCCGGGATGAAGAAAGTTGAGAGGGCAAAGGCAGACGGATCTTGGAACTTCTTAGACGATGTGGAGGCTTTACAAATTCCAGATGATCTATCTGCGGCCTTGGCAGCAAACCCAACCGCTAAGCAAAACTTCGAAAAGTTTAGTCCATCTGGGAAAAAGGGGATCTTGCAGTGGATAAAAATGGCAAAGCGATCGCAAACCCGCCAGCAAAGAATTGAAAAAACAGTAGCGCAAGCTGCGCTCAATAAGAAGGCAGTTTAG
- a CDS encoding tRNA (5-methylaminomethyl-2-thiouridine)(34)-methyltransferase MnmD, giving the protein MFTPVRTEDGSNTFYSDEFDEWFHSRAGAYNEAQKTYVEASNIAGRARQNSLSILDVCYGLGYNTAAALETIWGVNPQCFVNLRALEIDVEVARSAIAQNLTQNYSPLAQVLEDLAAHYSAKRATLYAQLVLGDARQQIQTLVNQAWQADTIFLDPFSPPHCPQLWTLEFLTLVAQCLDPNDGVLVTYSCAAAVRSALQSIGLTIRSTDAGSRKWPGTIASFSPAALPLSSRQLSKQEQEHLQTKAAVPYRDPSLTSTASEILARRTQQQLDSDLIPTGPWRKRWAAFKQ; this is encoded by the coding sequence GTGTTTACACCAGTCAGGACAGAAGACGGCTCAAATACGTTTTACTCAGACGAATTTGATGAATGGTTTCACAGCCGAGCAGGTGCCTACAACGAAGCCCAGAAAACCTACGTTGAAGCGTCCAACATCGCTGGTAGAGCCAGACAGAATAGCCTATCTATACTCGATGTTTGCTACGGACTGGGATACAACACAGCAGCAGCGCTAGAAACAATTTGGGGAGTAAATCCACAGTGTTTTGTGAATCTAAGGGCGTTAGAGATTGATGTAGAAGTCGCTAGAAGTGCGATCGCACAAAACCTAACCCAGAACTATAGTCCTTTAGCACAGGTCCTAGAAGACTTAGCAGCCCACTACAGCGCCAAAAGAGCAACTCTATACGCACAATTAGTGTTAGGTGATGCCCGCCAGCAAATTCAGACCCTAGTTAATCAGGCATGGCAAGCAGATACCATCTTTCTAGACCCGTTTTCTCCTCCCCACTGCCCTCAGCTATGGACGCTAGAATTCCTAACGCTAGTTGCGCAATGTCTCGATCCGAATGATGGAGTGCTCGTCACTTACTCCTGCGCAGCGGCTGTACGCTCAGCCCTACAGTCCATCGGTCTGACTATCCGCTCTACTGACGCAGGCAGTCGCAAATGGCCAGGCACTATTGCCAGCTTTTCCCCTGCCGCCCTACCGCTCTCATCTAGACAGCTCTCTAAGCAAGAACAAGAACACCTACAAACCAAAGCCGCCGTTCCCTACCGCGATCCGAGCCTGACCTCAACCGCCTCAGAAATACTGGCTAGGCGAACGCAACAACAGTTGGACTCCGATCTGATACCCACTGGCCCCTGGCGGAAACGATGGGCCGCGTTCAAGCAATAA
- a CDS encoding sulfurtransferase has translation MEKFSYLADVQWLYEHLDSPDLVVIDTRFSLSQPQQGYEQYRAGHIPGAYYLDLNQDLSSSVQDHGGRHPLPDWDTFVDKLDQMGIHSDQPSGPTQIVIYDDSRFAFAARLWWMLRYLGHEQVAILNGGIQAWKSAGFALSKEVPVQKSGNFVPDPQTDWIVDVETVRQQKDKPDVVIIDARSPERWQGKVEPIDPVAGSIPSSVNSFWKDTSTEDGRLKSTGELAEHWNRLELPPETIVYCGSGVTACVNLFSLVMAGHPMYKLYPGGWSDWCSYL, from the coding sequence ATGGAAAAGTTCTCTTATCTTGCTGACGTTCAATGGCTCTATGAACACCTAGATAGTCCTGATCTCGTCGTCATCGACACTCGCTTTTCTCTATCACAGCCACAGCAAGGCTACGAACAGTATCGAGCAGGCCATATTCCAGGCGCTTACTACCTAGATTTAAATCAAGATCTCTCCAGTTCCGTACAAGACCACGGCGGTCGCCATCCCCTGCCAGACTGGGATACATTTGTAGATAAGCTTGACCAGATGGGTATTCATTCAGACCAGCCAAGTGGACCTACCCAAATCGTCATCTATGACGATTCACGGTTTGCTTTTGCTGCTCGCCTATGGTGGATGCTCAGATATCTTGGCCACGAGCAGGTCGCCATACTAAATGGCGGTATCCAAGCTTGGAAATCAGCCGGGTTCGCCTTAAGTAAAGAAGTTCCTGTACAGAAATCAGGAAATTTCGTGCCAGATCCTCAGACTGATTGGATTGTAGATGTTGAAACGGTGCGGCAGCAAAAAGACAAGCCGGACGTCGTCATCATTGACGCTAGATCGCCTGAACGCTGGCAAGGAAAAGTCGAGCCAATTGATCCGGTTGCAGGTAGCATTCCTAGCTCAGTCAATTCATTTTGGAAGGACACCAGCACAGAAGATGGGCGGCTCAAAAGTACAGGTGAGCTAGCCGAACACTGGAACCGCTTAGAGCTGCCGCCCGAAACCATCGTTTACTGTGGATCAGGTGTGACGGCCTGTGTCAATCTCTTCTCACTGGTAATGGCAGGACACCCAATGTACAAGCTCTATCCTGGCGGCTGGAGCGACTGGTGCTCGTATCTATAA
- the rsmD gene encoding 16S rRNA (guanine(966)-N(2))-methyltransferase RsmD produces MTVRIYGNREIKTLAGEATRPTSARVREAVFNIWRGRVLGCRWLDLCAGSGAMGAEALCRGAAEVVGIEKSAAACRVVEQNWLKVAKTSQKQQIIKGDVVRQIKKLTGKFDLIYFDPPYAANLYQPVLPMLLDLLSPLGQAAIECGTRQCQLGPIPQGLEIAKEKKYGSTHVFFLRFTSFDCSNKYL; encoded by the coding sequence ATGACAGTTCGAATCTATGGCAATCGCGAAATCAAAACGCTAGCAGGGGAAGCAACCAGGCCAACTTCTGCAAGGGTTAGGGAAGCGGTGTTCAATATCTGGCGAGGGCGGGTTTTGGGTTGTCGCTGGCTAGATCTGTGTGCAGGGAGCGGGGCTATGGGAGCGGAAGCCCTGTGCCGGGGAGCAGCAGAAGTTGTCGGGATTGAGAAGTCGGCGGCAGCTTGCCGAGTTGTAGAGCAAAACTGGTTGAAGGTAGCCAAGACTAGCCAAAAGCAGCAAATCATCAAAGGTGATGTGGTACGTCAGATCAAAAAATTGACCGGCAAGTTCGATTTGATCTACTTTGATCCGCCTTATGCGGCCAACTTGTATCAACCAGTGCTACCCATGCTGCTAGATCTGTTATCGCCTTTGGGCCAGGCAGCAATAGAGTGCGGTACGCGGCAGTGTCAGCTTGGTCCAATTCCTCAAGGGCTAGAGATTGCCAAGGAGAAGAAATATGGCAGTACCCACGTCTTTTTTTTGCGCTTTACTTCATTTGATTGCTCTAATAAGTATTTATAA
- a CDS encoding diflavin flavoprotein: MVATAVDVKEPTQKRLSMQVANIAEDTTTLRSQDWDRDRFDIEFGLQNGTTYNSFIIRGQKTALVDTSHAKFREQYMAALKGEIDPATIDYIVISHTEPDHSGLIRDVLALAPDAIVVGAKVAIAFLEDLIHQPFERQIVKSGETLDLGNGHVLEFINAPNLHWPDTIFTFDHKTGILYTCDAFGAHYCDEDTFDEDLEALSPDFRFYYECLMGPNARSVISAMKRMDKLDGNITTIATGHGPLLRHHLEELTGRYREWSQQKNNADTQIAVFYVSDYGFSDRIAQSIAKGIDKTGVGVEMIDLRSADAQDVNEVVSRSTGIIIGMPPSTGKGSEATRAALGTILAGVNSKKTFGLFESYGGDDEPIDPLHTKLQDLDLKIAFEPIRIKDTPTEAVYQLCEETGTDLGQDLAQSKKIKKIKALDADLQKALGRISSGLYIITATKGDVQSAMLASWITQASFEPLGFTVAVAKDRAIESLMQVGDTFVLNVLEEGNHLPLMKHFLKRFPPGADRFAGIRTRPANNNSPILADALAYLECEVSSRMELSDHWLVYCTVDDGKVSKEEAITAVHHRRVGNYY; this comes from the coding sequence ATGGTTGCTACTGCTGTTGATGTCAAAGAGCCTACTCAGAAGCGCCTGTCTATGCAGGTTGCAAATATTGCCGAAGACACCACTACCCTGCGATCGCAAGACTGGGATCGTGATCGCTTTGACATCGAGTTTGGCCTACAAAACGGCACTACCTACAATTCCTTCATCATTCGTGGCCAGAAGACAGCGCTAGTAGACACCTCTCACGCCAAATTTCGTGAGCAGTATATGGCTGCGCTAAAAGGGGAAATCGACCCTGCCACAATCGACTACATCGTGATTAGCCATACCGAACCCGACCACAGTGGTTTGATCCGTGATGTGCTGGCACTAGCCCCAGACGCAATAGTTGTCGGCGCTAAGGTTGCGATCGCCTTTCTCGAAGATCTCATTCATCAGCCCTTCGAGCGTCAGATAGTCAAAAGCGGTGAAACGCTAGATCTGGGCAATGGTCACGTCCTTGAATTTATCAACGCGCCCAACCTGCACTGGCCCGACACAATCTTTACCTTCGATCACAAAACCGGCATTCTCTACACCTGCGATGCGTTTGGCGCGCACTACTGCGATGAAGATACCTTTGATGAGGATCTAGAGGCGCTTTCACCAGACTTTCGCTTCTATTACGAGTGTTTGATGGGCCCAAACGCGCGCTCGGTGATCTCGGCAATGAAGCGAATGGACAAGCTAGATGGGAATATTACAACCATTGCAACAGGCCATGGTCCACTGCTGCGCCATCACTTAGAGGAGCTGACTGGGCGCTATCGAGAGTGGAGTCAGCAAAAAAACAACGCCGATACTCAGATCGCTGTCTTTTATGTATCTGACTATGGATTTAGTGATCGCATTGCTCAATCGATTGCTAAAGGCATCGACAAAACCGGTGTGGGCGTTGAGATGATCGACCTGCGCTCAGCCGATGCCCAGGACGTTAACGAGGTCGTCAGCCGCTCTACTGGCATCATTATCGGGATGCCACCGTCTACAGGTAAAGGCTCAGAAGCCACCCGCGCGGCGCTTGGCACAATTCTAGCAGGGGTGAATAGCAAGAAGACCTTTGGCCTGTTTGAATCTTATGGCGGCGACGATGAACCGATTGATCCACTCCACACCAAACTGCAAGATTTGGATCTAAAAATTGCTTTCGAGCCGATTAGAATCAAAGATACGCCGACTGAAGCCGTATATCAGCTTTGCGAAGAGACCGGAACTGACCTAGGTCAAGATTTAGCTCAATCTAAAAAGATTAAGAAGATTAAGGCGCTAGATGCCGATCTGCAAAAAGCCCTAGGCCGAATTAGTAGCGGACTCTACATCATTACAGCGACCAAAGGGGATGTTCAATCAGCTATGCTAGCCTCCTGGATCACCCAGGCCAGCTTTGAGCCTTTAGGCTTTACTGTTGCCGTAGCGAAAGATCGAGCGATTGAATCTTTGATGCAAGTTGGAGACACCTTCGTACTCAACGTTCTAGAAGAAGGCAACCATCTACCGCTGATGAAGCATTTCTTGAAGCGATTTCCACCCGGTGCGGATCGCTTTGCTGGCATCCGGACTAGACCGGCAAACAACAACTCTCCTATCTTGGCAGATGCGCTGGCCTACCTAGAGTGCGAAGTCTCTAGTCGAATGGAACTTAGCGATCACTGGCTCGTGTATTGCACCGTCGATGATGGAAAAGTTTCAAAGGAAGAAGCGATCACTGCAGTTCACCATCGCCGAGTCGGTAACTACTACTAA
- a CDS encoding diflavin flavoprotein, with product MTAQTPTAQTPTDEKPVEATSSSSSNSNRRDVQILPIAADTFVLRSRSWGRLRFEIEYALEKGTTANSYLVKGNQIALIDPPGESFSEIFIEALKKEIDPHAIDYIVLGHTNPNRIKTLETLLELTPQATIVCSLPAALTLESANIDHPVQPIKGGAENDIDLGQGHHLEFIPTPTPRWPDSLCTYDSYSEVLFSDKFFGAHVCSEEAYDLNQETLLEDQQYYFDCLMAPNVRQVETALERLTAYAPRLYAVDHGPLVRYGVTELTQRYHQWADEQKKRSLSVALIYASAYGNTATIAQAIARGITKAGVSVNSINAEQATTAEIQAAAENSAGFIMGSPTLGGHAPTQIQTALGVVLSAASKTKLAGVFGSFGWSGEAIDLLESKFKDAGYSFGFDPIRVKFTPEASTLQYCEEAGTDFAQQLKKAKKKAAPKISASSVEKAIGRIVGSMCIVTAKHGDISSAMLASWVAQATFTPPGFTVAVAKERAIENLMHTGDNFVLNILAEGKHIGPMKHFLKPFGPGENRFEGVETRENEDGQLILEEAIAYLECQVANRMDCGDHWVIYATISGGEVIDNDAKTAVHHRKTGTHY from the coding sequence ATGACTGCTCAAACGCCGACTGCTCAGACGCCGACAGACGAGAAGCCTGTAGAAGCGACCTCCTCCAGCTCGAGCAATTCCAATCGTCGCGATGTACAGATACTGCCAATCGCAGCAGATACGTTTGTCTTGCGATCGCGCTCTTGGGGCCGCCTACGTTTCGAGATTGAATATGCTTTAGAGAAAGGAACAACAGCCAACAGCTATCTAGTCAAGGGCAACCAGATTGCATTGATCGATCCACCCGGCGAATCTTTCTCTGAGATATTTATAGAAGCGCTAAAAAAAGAGATCGATCCGCATGCGATTGACTACATTGTTCTAGGCCATACCAATCCAAACCGGATCAAAACCCTCGAAACACTTTTAGAACTCACACCGCAAGCAACCATTGTTTGTTCCCTACCAGCAGCGCTTACGCTTGAATCAGCCAACATAGATCACCCAGTTCAACCTATCAAAGGAGGAGCAGAGAATGATATTGATCTTGGGCAGGGTCACCACCTAGAGTTTATTCCGACCCCCACACCCCGTTGGCCCGACAGTTTGTGCACTTACGACAGCTACAGCGAAGTCCTTTTTAGCGACAAGTTCTTTGGCGCTCATGTCTGTAGCGAAGAAGCTTACGATCTAAACCAAGAGACGCTGCTAGAAGACCAACAGTATTACTTCGACTGCCTGATGGCACCGAACGTCCGGCAGGTAGAAACAGCGCTAGAAAGGCTGACGGCCTATGCGCCCCGTTTGTACGCAGTAGATCATGGACCGTTAGTTCGCTACGGCGTTACGGAGCTAACGCAGCGCTATCACCAGTGGGCAGATGAGCAAAAGAAACGGTCGCTCTCTGTGGCTTTGATTTACGCCTCTGCCTATGGCAACACAGCTACAATCGCTCAGGCGATCGCCCGCGGCATCACCAAAGCAGGCGTTTCGGTCAACTCCATCAACGCAGAACAAGCCACCACCGCGGAAATTCAGGCAGCCGCTGAAAACTCCGCTGGTTTCATTATGGGATCACCTACCCTAGGGGGGCACGCACCCACCCAAATCCAAACGGCGTTAGGCGTGGTGCTCTCTGCCGCGAGTAAGACTAAGCTCGCAGGCGTTTTTGGCTCTTTTGGCTGGAGTGGTGAAGCCATTGATCTACTAGAGAGCAAGTTCAAAGATGCGGGCTATAGCTTTGGCTTTGACCCGATTCGAGTCAAATTTACACCTGAAGCTAGCACCTTGCAATACTGCGAAGAAGCTGGAACAGACTTTGCTCAACAGTTGAAAAAGGCTAAGAAGAAAGCCGCTCCTAAGATATCAGCATCGTCTGTAGAAAAAGCGATTGGCCGTATCGTCGGCTCAATGTGTATTGTCACTGCCAAGCACGGCGATATCAGCAGTGCTATGCTTGCTTCTTGGGTAGCTCAAGCAACATTTACCCCACCCGGCTTCACCGTAGCCGTAGCCAAAGAGCGCGCCATCGAGAACCTGATGCATACAGGCGACAACTTTGTGCTCAACATCTTGGCCGAAGGCAAACACATAGGGCCGATGAAGCACTTTCTCAAGCCATTTGGCCCGGGTGAAAATCGATTCGAAGGTGTTGAAACTCGCGAGAACGAAGATGGACAGTTAATTCTAGAAGAGGCGATCGCCTATCTAGAATGTCAGGTTGCCAACCGAATGGACTGCGGCGATCACTGGGTCATCTACGCCACCATCAGCGGCGGTGAGGTGATTGACAACGACGCTAAAACTGCAGTCCATCACCGCAAAACAGGCACACACTACTAA
- a CDS encoding diacylglycerol kinase, with the protein MSNQFRTPGYNPVRKLKTILSGLHIAVVTDFSVAYKVVLSMPILGFSFFLRRWIDVSIILLAMGLVLIAELFNSAIEVLCDFVEPQHNEQIRIIKDIAAAAAGLSIGVWAVILGIEMIRLFNAAA; encoded by the coding sequence ATGTCTAATCAGTTTCGCACCCCTGGTTATAACCCTGTTCGCAAGCTAAAGACTATTCTTTCAGGATTGCATATTGCTGTCGTCACCGATTTCAGCGTTGCTTATAAAGTTGTTCTATCGATGCCTATTCTGGGCTTTTCCTTTTTCCTTCGTCGGTGGATAGATGTCAGCATCATCCTACTCGCTATGGGGCTGGTGCTAATTGCTGAATTGTTCAACAGCGCTATTGAGGTTCTATGCGATTTTGTGGAGCCCCAACACAATGAGCAGATCCGAATTATTAAAGACATTGCCGCCGCTGCTGCTGGTCTAAGTATCGGGGTATGGGCTGTAATTTTAGGCATAGAAATGATTCGTCTTTTCAATGCCGCAGCCTAA
- a CDS encoding fructosamine kinase family protein, producing MAPLNGPVAEQIAKHISEVTNAPFQIETQQSVSGGCINQAAKVSDRKRTFFIKTNHATQLAMFEAERDGLQEMYDSRSIRVPQPLCCGVTHSLSYIVMEWLELGGGCSGGAWRRMGEQLAAMHKATSTQGYGWHRDNTIGSTPQQNQWCEDWVEFWRDRRLGPQFSLAHAKGGYFPRRDELMNAIPRLIGAHTPMASLLHGDLWSGNAAITVEGEPVILDPATYYGDPESDLAMTELFGRFPHEFYQAYDSVLPIATAYRQRKVLYNLYHILNHYNLFGGSYESQANSMIAQILS from the coding sequence ATGGCACCCCTAAATGGACCTGTGGCCGAACAAATTGCTAAGCACATTAGCGAAGTAACCAACGCGCCCTTTCAGATAGAGACTCAGCAGTCTGTGAGCGGTGGATGTATCAACCAAGCTGCTAAAGTTTCTGATCGCAAACGGACTTTCTTTATCAAGACTAATCACGCTACTCAGCTCGCTATGTTTGAGGCCGAGCGGGATGGGTTGCAAGAAATGTACGATAGCCGCTCAATTCGAGTCCCACAACCATTGTGCTGCGGCGTAACCCACTCGCTTAGCTATATTGTGATGGAATGGCTCGAGCTGGGTGGAGGGTGTAGTGGTGGCGCTTGGCGACGAATGGGCGAGCAGCTGGCGGCGATGCACAAAGCAACTAGCACGCAAGGATATGGCTGGCATCGGGATAATACGATTGGATCGACGCCGCAACAGAACCAGTGGTGTGAGGATTGGGTGGAATTTTGGCGCGATCGCCGGCTCGGCCCCCAGTTCTCGCTAGCCCATGCTAAAGGTGGCTATTTTCCCCGGCGCGATGAACTCATGAACGCTATTCCTAGGCTGATTGGGGCACATACCCCTATGGCTTCTCTCTTGCACGGCGATCTGTGGTCCGGCAATGCTGCTATTACCGTAGAGGGAGAGCCCGTTATTCTAGACCCTGCCACCTACTATGGCGACCCCGAATCAGATCTAGCGATGACCGAACTTTTTGGCCGCTTCCCGCATGAGTTCTATCAGGCGTACGACTCAGTTTTGCCAATAGCCACCGCCTATCGACAGCGCAAAGTGCTCTACAACCTGTATCACATTCTCAATCATTACAACCTTTTCGGTGGCAGCTACGAAAGTCAAGCCAATAGCATGATTGCTCAAATTCTTTCGTAA